One genomic window of Paenisporosarcina antarctica includes the following:
- a CDS encoding tetratricopeptide repeat protein: protein MEISQKFIEAIEAGDLQTVQSLIETLQLSSEPEAQYEIANMLIQAGYLKEGEQVLEYLQFLFPEEAQLKIDRAQVLMEIDEEDEALLLLTSIEEHTDEYPQALLSLADYYQMQGLYEAAEQKINQALILLPDESVLIFAKAELLLEMGKYLEAIRLYENLKEHTEEIAGVRLSERLAEVYSAGAAYEHAIPYYEESLTHQVTPDLLFGLAYAAFQAKEYDLSVRKLNEVKTLDPDYFSAHLLLSQAYSMLDDHEQAYEAILEGLTRDEYDKELYLFAGKMALKMGITTDAEQHLRQAIVLDPEYMEATLSLVSFLHAAERDQDVIELVEMISSNQDDWSALYPFAAEAYAKEENFERAYAFYSLAYTDHKEDTIFMEKFVYFLLEEGKRDEALEIGKQLLYLEPNEERWQDLIESLS, encoded by the coding sequence ATGGAAATTAGTCAAAAATTTATTGAAGCTATTGAAGCTGGAGATTTACAAACTGTCCAATCCTTAATTGAAACACTACAACTTTCAAGTGAACCAGAAGCTCAATATGAGATTGCAAATATGCTAATTCAAGCTGGTTATTTAAAAGAAGGTGAACAAGTACTAGAGTATCTACAGTTTTTATTTCCTGAAGAAGCACAGCTGAAAATTGATCGTGCACAAGTTCTGATGGAAATAGACGAAGAAGATGAGGCTCTCTTGTTACTTACTAGTATTGAAGAACATACAGATGAATATCCTCAAGCACTGTTAAGTTTAGCTGATTATTATCAGATGCAAGGATTATACGAAGCTGCTGAACAAAAAATTAATCAAGCACTTATACTATTGCCAGATGAATCAGTATTAATTTTTGCCAAAGCAGAATTATTATTAGAAATGGGGAAATATCTAGAAGCTATTCGTTTATATGAAAATTTAAAAGAACATACTGAAGAAATTGCAGGAGTCCGTTTATCAGAACGCTTAGCTGAAGTATATAGTGCGGGAGCCGCTTATGAACATGCAATTCCTTATTATGAAGAATCGTTAACTCATCAAGTTACACCTGATTTGCTGTTTGGGCTCGCATATGCTGCTTTTCAAGCAAAAGAGTATGACCTGTCAGTTCGAAAGCTGAATGAAGTAAAAACATTGGACCCAGATTATTTCTCAGCTCACTTATTACTATCGCAAGCTTATAGCATGTTAGATGACCATGAGCAAGCATACGAAGCGATATTAGAAGGATTAACTCGTGATGAGTATGATAAAGAACTTTATTTATTCGCAGGTAAAATGGCCTTAAAAATGGGCATAACAACGGATGCTGAACAACATTTAAGACAGGCAATCGTATTAGACCCTGAATATATGGAAGCTACATTGTCCTTGGTATCGTTTTTACATGCGGCAGAAAGAGATCAAGATGTCATTGAACTGGTTGAAATGATTTCATCCAATCAAGATGACTGGTCAGCTTTATACCCATTTGCAGCTGAAGCTTACGCGAAAGAAGAAAATTTTGAACGTGCATACGCATTTTATTCTTTGGCATATACTGATCATAAGGAAGACACAATTTTCATGGAGAAATTCGTTTATTTTCTGCTAGAAGAAGGAAAACGAGATGAAGCCCTAGAAATAGGTAAACAATTACTTTATTTGGAACCAAATGAAGAAAGATGGCAAGACTTGATTGAATCCTTGTCGTGA
- the aroA gene encoding 3-phosphoshikimate 1-carboxyvinyltransferase, which translates to MNDSIKLQANQSPLQGSLRVPGDKSISHRSIMFGAMAKGVTTINGFLLGDDCLSTISCFKKLGVDIQISGTNVTITSNGMENWKEPIDILDTGNSGTTTRLMLGMLAGSKVHSVLIGDESIAKRPMKRVIQPLRQMGALISGRSDGQFTPLAVQGTQLSAIDYTMPVASAQVKSAILLAGLRAKGVTTVRESEVSRDHTERMLRQFGAEITTEKGVIKLQGGQQLTGTHVEVPGDISSAAFFLVAGAIATESSIRLEHVGLNPTRTGIVDVLQQMGANLEIEVNDSESEEPIGTLTIKSSKLNAIEIGGELIPRLIDEIPIIALLATQAHGTTVIKDAEELKVKETDRIAAVVHELKKLGADIEATDDGMIIKGPVTLSGGKLQSYGDHRIGMMGAIASVISTQPIEIEHASCISVSYPNFFDHLRIVSSFETLR; encoded by the coding sequence TTGAATGATTCCATCAAATTGCAAGCTAACCAATCGCCTCTTCAAGGTTCTCTTCGCGTGCCTGGGGATAAGTCGATTTCACATCGTTCTATCATGTTTGGGGCGATGGCAAAAGGGGTTACAACAATTAACGGATTTTTACTCGGTGACGATTGTTTAAGTACAATCTCGTGTTTTAAAAAGCTTGGGGTAGACATTCAAATAAGTGGTACGAATGTCACCATCACTAGCAATGGAATGGAAAATTGGAAAGAGCCAATTGATATTTTAGACACAGGTAACTCTGGTACAACAACAAGGTTGATGCTTGGAATGTTAGCGGGGTCCAAGGTGCATAGCGTCCTAATTGGTGATGAATCGATTGCGAAAAGACCGATGAAACGAGTCATCCAACCTTTAAGACAAATGGGTGCTCTAATTTCAGGGAGAAGTGATGGGCAATTCACACCACTTGCTGTGCAAGGAACGCAATTATCAGCAATCGACTACACCATGCCTGTTGCAAGCGCACAAGTAAAGTCTGCTATCTTACTTGCTGGTCTCCGAGCAAAAGGAGTAACGACTGTTCGTGAGTCCGAAGTGTCTCGCGACCATACAGAGCGTATGTTAAGGCAGTTTGGAGCAGAAATCACTACTGAAAAAGGTGTAATTAAGTTGCAAGGTGGTCAACAACTTACAGGAACTCACGTAGAAGTGCCAGGGGATATTTCTTCCGCAGCTTTCTTTTTAGTGGCAGGGGCAATTGCTACAGAAAGTTCTATTCGTTTAGAGCATGTCGGCTTAAATCCAACTCGTACTGGAATAGTAGATGTTCTTCAGCAAATGGGTGCAAATTTAGAAATAGAGGTAAATGACTCTGAAAGTGAAGAACCAATTGGTACATTGACGATTAAATCATCAAAATTAAATGCTATTGAAATCGGTGGTGAACTAATTCCTCGATTAATTGATGAAATTCCTATCATTGCATTGCTTGCGACCCAAGCACATGGAACGACCGTGATTAAAGATGCAGAGGAATTAAAAGTAAAAGAGACAGATCGTATCGCAGCCGTAGTTCATGAATTAAAAAAATTAGGTGCTGATATTGAGGCAACTGATGACGGTATGATTATTAAAGGCCCCGTCACTTTATCTGGAGGGAAATTACAATCATATGGCGATCACAGAATCGGCATGATGGGTGCTATTGCTTCTGTTATTTCAACACAACCAATCGAAATTGAACACGCTTCGTGTATTTCCGTATCTTATCCAAACTTCTTTGACCATTTACGAATCGTGTCGTCTTTTGAGACTCTCCGCTAA
- a CDS encoding prephenate dehydrogenase: MTTHVLIVGLGLIGGSLALAIQKNPEVNVIGFDADSHTVRKAKKLGVIDDMAFNLEESAALADVIIFATPVNATIQLMNEVQNWQLKKGVILSDTGSTKKMIMEKAKSLKEIGLTFIGGHPMAGSHKSGIEAAKAHLFENAYYIITPVEHEDEIQIRTLEAILQPTKGKILRINAREHDHMTAVVSHFPHLVAASLVHQLSSENEEYPFTRQLAAGGFRDITRIASSNPIMWRDITIQNRLELVKQLDNWQSEMDTVKTMLMEAKSENIEHYFTRAKFVRDELPITSQGAMYSVFDLHIDVPDYPGVISEVTGLLAKHLISITNLRIVETREDVFGILVISFQTTEDRERAAISIQQETTYETYIS; encoded by the coding sequence ATGACAACGCATGTATTAATTGTTGGATTGGGATTGATTGGCGGTTCACTTGCTTTAGCGATTCAAAAAAATCCTGAAGTGAACGTGATTGGTTTTGACGCGGATTCACATACAGTACGAAAAGCAAAAAAGTTAGGTGTCATTGATGATATGGCGTTCAACCTAGAAGAATCCGCGGCATTGGCAGATGTCATTATCTTTGCTACACCGGTTAATGCCACAATACAATTGATGAATGAAGTGCAAAACTGGCAACTCAAAAAAGGTGTTATCTTATCAGACACGGGCAGTACAAAAAAAATGATAATGGAAAAAGCAAAATCTCTGAAAGAGATTGGACTCACTTTTATTGGCGGACATCCAATGGCTGGTTCACATAAAAGTGGAATTGAAGCTGCGAAAGCGCATTTGTTTGAAAATGCTTACTACATTATTACGCCAGTAGAGCATGAAGATGAAATCCAAATACGAACACTTGAAGCTATTTTGCAACCAACAAAAGGGAAGATACTGCGTATTAATGCAAGAGAGCATGATCATATGACAGCTGTAGTAAGCCATTTTCCACATCTTGTTGCAGCTTCTCTAGTTCATCAATTATCCAGTGAAAACGAGGAATATCCGTTTACTAGACAACTTGCTGCAGGAGGATTCAGAGATATCACCAGAATTGCCTCTTCAAACCCAATTATGTGGAGAGATATTACGATTCAAAATCGTCTCGAATTAGTCAAACAACTAGATAATTGGCAAAGTGAAATGGATACAGTTAAAACGATGCTTATGGAAGCGAAATCCGAAAATATTGAACACTATTTTACAAGAGCTAAATTCGTAAGAGATGAATTGCCAATAACTTCTCAAGGTGCTATGTACTCTGTATTTGATTTACATATCGATGTTCCTGACTACCCTGGTGTCATTTCAGAAGTGACGGGACTTTTAGCGAAGCATTTAATCAGTATTACAAATTTACGTATTGTTGAAACACGTGAAGACGTGTTTGGGATTTTAGTGATTAGCTTTCAAACGACAGAAGACCGCGAACGTGCAGCTATTAGCATACAACAAGAAACAACTTATGAAACGTATATTTCATAA
- the hisC gene encoding histidinol-phosphate transaminase: MQWKNQLTGMKPYQPGRSIDEVKKMFGLDEIVKLASNENPFGCSPKVREFMENLSINHAIYPDGYASALRLALANVVGVEEDQLLFGNGSDEIIMMISRALLQPGVNTVMATPTFPQYRHNAIIEGAEVREVPLIKGAHDLQEMALQIDESTAVVWLCSPNNPTGMLIEQHELEEFIQKVPKEVLIVLDEAYFEYITDSTYKNSIELIKDHENVIILRTFSKAYGLAGFRVGYAVAQKELIAKLDPVREPFNNAAISQGVALVALQDSSFIESCRIQNESGIKQLEKFAKEHQLHIYPTQGNFVLLEVKADSDLVFEGLLKKGFIIRSGNAIGTPGYIRVTIGTNDQNKEFLQKLADVLKDAEVLA, encoded by the coding sequence ATGCAGTGGAAAAATCAATTAACAGGGATGAAACCATATCAACCAGGACGTTCCATTGATGAAGTGAAAAAGATGTTTGGCCTAGATGAAATCGTCAAGTTAGCCTCCAACGAGAATCCTTTTGGATGTTCACCAAAGGTCCGTGAATTTATGGAGAATCTATCGATTAATCACGCTATTTATCCTGATGGATATGCAAGTGCTCTACGTCTCGCTTTAGCAAATGTAGTAGGTGTGGAAGAAGACCAACTGTTATTTGGTAATGGTTCAGATGAAATAATTATGATGATTTCTCGCGCGTTACTACAACCTGGAGTCAATACAGTTATGGCCACGCCTACTTTCCCTCAATATCGTCATAACGCTATTATTGAAGGTGCAGAAGTTCGTGAAGTCCCGTTGATTAAAGGTGCACATGATTTACAAGAAATGGCTCTTCAAATAGATGAATCTACAGCCGTAGTTTGGTTGTGTTCTCCAAATAATCCAACAGGTATGCTAATTGAACAACATGAGTTGGAAGAATTCATTCAAAAAGTTCCCAAAGAAGTCCTCATAGTTTTGGACGAAGCATATTTTGAGTACATAACAGATTCTACTTATAAGAACTCTATTGAATTAATAAAAGACCATGAAAATGTCATTATTTTACGTACGTTTTCAAAAGCCTATGGTCTAGCAGGTTTTCGAGTAGGTTATGCGGTGGCACAAAAAGAATTGATTGCTAAATTAGATCCAGTTCGCGAACCATTTAACAATGCAGCCATTAGTCAAGGTGTAGCACTTGTGGCATTGCAAGACTCATCATTTATTGAATCATGTCGCATTCAAAATGAATCTGGCATAAAGCAATTAGAGAAGTTTGCAAAAGAGCATCAACTACACATATACCCAACACAAGGAAACTTTGTTCTTCTTGAAGTGAAAGCTGATTCTGATTTAGTTTTCGAAGGTCTTTTGAAAAAAGGCTTTATTATACGTAGTGGAAACGCGATTGGAACACCTGGATATATTCGAGTAACTATTGGTACAAATGACCAAAATAAAGAATTCTTACAGAAGTTAGCAGATGTATTAAAAGATGCTGAGGTACTTGCATGA
- the aroH gene encoding chorismate mutase — translation MIRGIRGATTIPEDLASHILSETEKLVLAMAKENNIRPEDVASVVVSTTTDIAATFPAKAVRSIPEWTYVPVMCTHEMDVPGAITKCIRILMHVNTEKSQRDIHHVYLNEAMKLRPDLITSIT, via the coding sequence ATGATACGAGGCATTCGAGGAGCAACAACGATTCCAGAAGATTTGGCATCACATATATTATCAGAAACTGAAAAGCTAGTTTTAGCGATGGCAAAAGAAAATAATATAAGACCTGAAGATGTAGCATCTGTTGTCGTTTCTACGACGACTGATATTGCTGCTACTTTTCCAGCTAAAGCTGTACGAAGTATCCCTGAATGGACATATGTACCTGTTATGTGTACCCATGAAATGGATGTACCAGGCGCAATCACGAAGTGTATTCGAATATTAATGCACGTCAATACAGAAAAATCACAACGCGACATTCATCATGTATATTTGAATGAAGCAATGAAACTTAGACCTGATTTAATTACAAGCATAACTTGA
- the aroB gene encoding 3-dehydroquinate synthase — protein MQTISIDTKNKHYNVYVGSHIYESVLTLYEKQLQKADHVVIFVDEVVAKLHLENLLRPLELISKKAVHVFKLPAGESSKAVETFMACHSFLLEVGCTRKTIAFALGGGASGDVVGFVASTFMRGIPFFQCPTTILAHDSAVGGKTAINHPQGKNMIGSFYQPDAVLFDVSTLSTLPPKEILSGMAEVIKHALISDHRWVEELFSFQTFYEISNDQYLSYLVKGIQVKAAIVEADEFEQSVRKYLNLGHTYGHAIEASTGYGKITHGESVAIGLVISLLLSEKVQSLQKGTARKLFDALCAFGYSFDPVLEHKIDTLIGYMKRDKKSSFGDLHFVLLEQIGQPCMEIVSVKEVLLAHEQLRKWSMEVHK, from the coding sequence ATGCAGACCATTTCAATCGACACGAAAAATAAGCACTATAACGTTTATGTGGGTTCACATATTTACGAGAGTGTATTAACTCTTTATGAAAAGCAATTACAAAAAGCTGACCATGTAGTTATTTTTGTTGACGAAGTGGTTGCGAAACTTCATTTAGAAAATTTACTAAGGCCTCTTGAATTAATTAGTAAAAAAGCTGTGCATGTATTCAAATTACCAGCGGGAGAATCAAGTAAAGCTGTAGAAACGTTTATGGCATGTCATTCATTTTTGCTTGAAGTAGGCTGCACAAGAAAAACAATCGCCTTTGCTTTAGGTGGAGGCGCTTCTGGAGACGTCGTTGGCTTCGTTGCATCGACATTTATGAGAGGTATTCCTTTTTTTCAATGTCCAACGACCATATTAGCCCATGATAGTGCAGTAGGTGGGAAAACGGCAATCAATCATCCACAAGGCAAAAATATGATTGGCTCATTTTATCAGCCTGATGCTGTGTTATTCGATGTCTCAACATTAAGCACATTGCCTCCTAAAGAAATCTTATCTGGTATGGCAGAAGTAATTAAACATGCACTCATATCCGATCATCGTTGGGTAGAAGAGTTATTTTCGTTTCAAACTTTTTATGAAATTTCGAATGACCAGTATTTGTCTTATTTAGTGAAAGGCATACAAGTAAAAGCAGCGATAGTTGAAGCTGATGAGTTTGAACAATCGGTTAGGAAATATTTAAATTTAGGTCACACTTATGGCCATGCTATTGAAGCTTCAACTGGGTATGGGAAAATAACGCACGGGGAATCTGTTGCAATTGGATTGGTTATTTCACTTCTTCTAAGTGAAAAAGTACAATCACTACAAAAAGGCACAGCGCGTAAATTATTTGATGCATTATGCGCATTCGGTTATTCTTTTGACCCCGTTTTAGAGCATAAAATAGATACACTCATTGGTTATATGAAACGAGATAAAAAATCATCTTTCGGTGATCTTCACTTCGTATTACTCGAACAGATTGGTCAACCTTGTATGGAAATCGTGTCAGTTAAAGAAGTACTATTAGCACATGAACAATTACGAAAATGGAGTATGGAGGTGCACAAATGA
- the aroC gene encoding chorismate synthase has product MRYLTAGESHGPQLTAIIEGLPAQLHITAEMINKDLKRRQGGHGRGRRMQIETDTVDITSGVRHGKTLGSPIALVVTNDDWKHWTHVMGIEPLVEGLNPEDVKRQITRPRPGHADLVGGMKYGHTDLRNVLERSSARETTVRVAVGAVAKQLLSELGISIVSHVTEIGGVKADVKKSESLSVSQIREIVEADPVYCVDQEASKLMVKAIDEAKENGDSIGGVVEVIVEGMPAGVGSYVHYDRKLDAKLAMAVMSINAFKGVEVGMGFEMARKPGSQVHDEIVWDQDQGYTRTTNRLGGLEGGMSTGMPIVIRGVMKPIPTLYKPLQSVDISTKEPFKASIERSDSCAVPAASVVAEHVVAWEIANAILEKFHSDQMPQLVDSINQHRAYTKEF; this is encoded by the coding sequence ATGCGTTATTTAACGGCTGGAGAATCTCACGGTCCACAATTGACCGCCATTATAGAAGGTTTACCTGCACAATTACATATTACTGCAGAAATGATAAATAAAGATTTAAAAAGAAGACAGGGAGGACATGGTCGAGGCCGACGTATGCAAATTGAGACAGACACAGTTGATATTACGTCAGGTGTGCGTCACGGGAAGACATTAGGTTCTCCTATTGCACTAGTTGTAACAAATGACGATTGGAAACATTGGACACATGTAATGGGCATTGAACCTTTAGTAGAAGGATTAAATCCAGAAGATGTTAAGCGTCAAATTACACGTCCACGGCCTGGTCACGCAGATTTAGTAGGTGGCATGAAATATGGTCATACAGATCTGCGCAACGTATTAGAACGATCGTCAGCACGTGAAACAACAGTGCGAGTTGCGGTAGGAGCAGTAGCGAAACAGCTGTTGTCTGAACTTGGTATCAGTATTGTCTCCCATGTAACTGAAATTGGTGGAGTTAAAGCAGATGTAAAGAAAAGTGAAAGTTTATCTGTTTCACAAATACGAGAAATTGTTGAAGCCGATCCCGTATATTGCGTTGACCAAGAAGCTTCAAAGTTAATGGTTAAAGCAATTGACGAAGCAAAAGAAAACGGTGACTCTATTGGCGGGGTTGTTGAAGTAATAGTCGAGGGTATGCCAGCAGGAGTCGGAAGTTATGTTCATTATGACCGAAAACTTGATGCTAAACTGGCAATGGCTGTGATGAGTATTAATGCCTTTAAAGGTGTTGAGGTTGGCATGGGATTTGAAATGGCACGTAAGCCAGGAAGTCAAGTTCATGATGAAATTGTGTGGGATCAAGACCAAGGCTATACAAGAACAACGAATCGTTTAGGTGGACTTGAAGGTGGTATGTCTACAGGAATGCCAATTGTGATTCGTGGTGTGATGAAGCCTATTCCAACTTTATACAAACCTCTACAAAGTGTAGATATCTCAACTAAAGAGCCATTTAAAGCAAGTATTGAACGTTCAGACAGTTGTGCAGTACCTGCAGCTTCTGTGGTTGCTGAGCATGTCGTAGCTTGGGAAATTGCAAATGCGATTTTAGAAAAATTCCATAGTGATCAAATGCCTCAACTTGTCGATTCGATTAATCAGCACCGAGCTTATACAAAGGAGTTCTAA
- the ndk gene encoding nucleoside-diphosphate kinase, whose product MERTFLMVKPDGVQRNLIGEIVGRFEKKGFQLVGSKLMQITPELAAEHYGEHKERPFFGELVEFITSGPVFAMVWEGENVISVGRLMTGATNPKESAPGTIRGDFAVTVGKNIIHGSDSADSAVREIGLFFKEEELVSYTKDANNWIN is encoded by the coding sequence ATGGAAAGAACATTTTTAATGGTAAAACCTGATGGCGTACAACGTAACTTGATCGGCGAAATCGTAGGTCGTTTCGAAAAGAAAGGCTTCCAATTAGTTGGATCTAAATTAATGCAAATCACACCTGAACTTGCTGCAGAACACTACGGCGAACATAAAGAACGTCCTTTCTTCGGCGAACTAGTTGAGTTCATTACATCTGGACCAGTTTTCGCAATGGTTTGGGAAGGTGAAAATGTAATTTCTGTTGGTCGTTTGATGACAGGAGCTACAAACCCTAAAGAATCTGCTCCAGGGACAATCCGTGGGGACTTTGCTGTAACAGTTGGCAAAAACATTATTCATGGTTCTGACTCGGCAGATAGCGCTGTTCGCGAAATCGGTCTATTCTTTAAAGAAGAAGAGCTAGTTTCTTACACGAAAGATGCTAACAACTGGATTAACTAA
- the hepT gene encoding heptaprenyl diphosphate synthase component II has protein sequence MEKMKLKMLYSEMRSDLDLIEKELEKAVNSSSDLLNEASLHLLQAGGKRMRPVFVLLAAKFGHYQIQQMKDVAVPLELIHMASLVHDDVIDDSQMRRGKLTVKAQWNNRVAMYTGDFIFARALEYITNIKNPLAHRILSYTMVEICVGEIIQIEDKFKLDQRLQDYFRRIKRKTALLIASSCHLGAVVSGADEKTANHLKRFGYYVGMSFQIIDDILDITSTDKELGKPAGSDLIQGNITLPILFLKDSPEFRPALEHAISGNMTEIERLALVKRIRQSDAIPKSKAISNRYLQKALKEIDALPSSPAKKSLRDIALYMGKREF, from the coding sequence GTGGAAAAGATGAAGTTGAAGATGCTCTATTCTGAAATGCGTTCAGACTTAGATCTCATTGAAAAAGAATTAGAAAAAGCGGTAAACTCGTCTTCAGACTTACTCAATGAAGCTTCTCTTCATTTATTACAAGCGGGTGGAAAACGGATGCGACCCGTTTTTGTTTTACTAGCAGCTAAATTTGGTCATTATCAAATTCAACAAATGAAAGATGTCGCAGTTCCTTTAGAACTTATACATATGGCTTCTCTAGTACATGATGATGTGATTGATGATTCACAAATGAGACGTGGGAAGTTAACTGTTAAAGCTCAATGGAATAATCGAGTCGCCATGTATACTGGCGATTTTATTTTTGCCCGTGCGCTTGAATACATAACAAATATTAAAAACCCATTAGCGCATCGTATACTTTCTTACACAATGGTAGAGATATGTGTAGGAGAAATCATTCAAATTGAAGATAAATTTAAATTAGATCAACGACTTCAAGATTATTTTAGGCGCATTAAAAGAAAAACCGCTTTATTGATTGCATCGAGCTGTCATCTCGGTGCTGTAGTGTCAGGTGCTGATGAGAAAACCGCCAATCATTTAAAACGATTCGGCTATTATGTAGGAATGTCATTCCAAATTATTGATGATATCTTGGATATTACTTCAACAGATAAAGAATTAGGTAAGCCAGCTGGGTCTGATTTAATTCAAGGCAATATTACATTACCGATTCTCTTTCTAAAGGATTCACCCGAATTTAGACCTGCTCTAGAACATGCTATTTCTGGAAATATGACTGAAATCGAGCGACTTGCTCTGGTTAAAAGAATTCGACAATCAGACGCAATTCCTAAATCAAAAGCGATTAGCAATAGGTATTTACAAAAAGCATTAAAAGAAATTGATGCACTACCCTCATCCCCTGCCAAAAAATCATTAAGGGATATCGCGCTTTATATGGGCAAACGTGAATTTTAA
- a CDS encoding demethylmenaquinone methyltransferase, translated as MTKTKEQRVHEVFEKISGNYDKMNSVISFQQHKKWREDTMSRINVEQGSTTLDVCCGTADWTISMGQAVGPEGKAIGLDFSQNMLNVGYEKVKAFPQIELLHGNAMELPFLDSTFDYVTIGFGLRNVPDYMQVLKEIHRVLKPGGMFVCLETSQSDVPVFKQLFRFYFKYVMPVFGKFFAKSYKEYSWLQESAKDFPGMKALAKMLEQAGFVQVEYKPYSGGAAARHIGIKKV; from the coding sequence TTGACCAAAACAAAAGAGCAACGCGTACATGAAGTATTTGAAAAGATTTCTGGTAATTACGATAAAATGAATTCAGTCATAAGCTTTCAACAACATAAAAAATGGCGTGAAGACACTATGTCTCGTATAAATGTTGAGCAAGGGAGCACAACGCTCGATGTTTGTTGCGGAACTGCTGATTGGACTATTTCTATGGGACAAGCGGTTGGGCCAGAAGGAAAAGCAATTGGGTTAGATTTCAGCCAAAATATGTTGAATGTTGGCTATGAGAAAGTGAAAGCTTTTCCGCAAATTGAGTTACTCCATGGCAATGCAATGGAATTACCTTTTCTTGATTCAACGTTTGACTATGTCACGATTGGTTTTGGCTTGCGTAATGTTCCGGATTATATGCAAGTATTAAAAGAAATTCATCGCGTTCTCAAACCAGGCGGTATGTTTGTTTGTTTAGAAACATCTCAATCTGATGTGCCAGTATTTAAGCAACTGTTTCGTTTTTATTTTAAATATGTGATGCCAGTCTTTGGTAAGTTTTTTGCGAAGAGCTACAAAGAATATTCTTGGTTACAAGAATCTGCTAAAGATTTCCCAGGGATGAAAGCACTTGCAAAAATGCTCGAACAAGCTGGATTTGTTCAGGTAGAATATAAGCCATATAGCGGTGGAGCTGCCGCAAGACACATTGGTATTAAAAAAGTTTAA
- a CDS encoding heptaprenyl diphosphate synthase component 1, translating into MTEQIIQHTILQLKTKILEQVRHRTLRKHAGDPDLREDRLYFLLLPLLNGNRWNDEHEKSAISVAVIYSALSAHDQIKELNASSKSQQLTVLAGDYYSGLYYQMLAKLSNIELIRSLSNGIIDISEKKASVYDDVKQSFEKWMETIQTIESLSMEQFYDHFDFSMYKPFARRGLLIHRIAYELELVKQGKASRFQESLAQSEFEFGFSQTWLVLLNQELATQKNEMMEELLQSRLLSDSVQQFLVNLYGLRLNEQVSVMRER; encoded by the coding sequence ATGACCGAACAAATCATTCAACATACAATCCTACAATTGAAAACAAAAATATTAGAACAGGTTCGTCATCGGACTCTTCGTAAACATGCGGGAGATCCGGATCTTCGCGAAGACCGCTTATATTTTTTGCTGCTTCCTTTACTAAACGGGAATCGGTGGAATGATGAACATGAAAAGTCTGCTATTTCAGTAGCAGTTATTTATAGTGCTCTATCGGCACATGATCAAATAAAAGAATTAAATGCATCTTCTAAAAGTCAGCAATTAACAGTTTTAGCAGGGGATTATTATAGTGGCCTTTACTATCAAATGTTAGCAAAGCTATCTAATATTGAATTAATTCGATCATTATCAAATGGAATTATTGATATTAGTGAGAAAAAAGCATCTGTTTACGATGATGTAAAGCAATCCTTTGAAAAGTGGATGGAGACTATCCAAACGATAGAAAGTCTATCCATGGAACAGTTTTATGATCATTTTGATTTTTCTATGTATAAACCTTTTGCTCGCCGCGGTTTACTAATTCATCGTATTGCATATGAGTTAGAACTTGTAAAACAAGGAAAAGCATCTCGTTTCCAAGAATCCTTAGCCCAAAGTGAATTTGAATTTGGTTTTTCTCAAACTTGGCTTGTATTATTGAATCAGGAACTAGCAACACAAAAAAATGAAATGATGGAAGAACTATTACAATCTCGCCTACTCAGCGATTCTGTTCAACAATTCTTAGTGAATTTGTATGGACTACGATTAAATGAGCAAGTGTCAGTTATGAGAGAAAGGTGA
- the mtrB gene encoding trp RNA-binding attenuation protein MtrB translates to MAQTEYIVIRAEEDGVNVIGLTRGTDTKFHHSEKLDCGEVMVAQFTEHTSAMKIRGKAEIQTTHGTIFSETKK, encoded by the coding sequence ATGGCGCAAACAGAATACATTGTAATTCGTGCAGAAGAAGATGGTGTTAACGTAATTGGTCTGACAAGAGGGACAGACACCAAGTTTCATCACTCTGAGAAATTAGATTGTGGTGAAGTTATGGTTGCACAATTCACTGAGCATACTTCAGCAATGAAAATCCGTGGTAAAGCAGAAATACAAACAACACATGGCACGATTTTTAGTGAAACTAAAAAATAG